A genomic window from Triticum urartu cultivar G1812 chromosome 7, Tu2.1, whole genome shotgun sequence includes:
- the LOC125520322 gene encoding subtilisin-like protease SBT3.9, which produces MDSRTAFCGALLLLVILLPVSANASSKLYIVYMGEKKHDDPSMVTASHRDMLTSVFGSKDEALRSIVYSYKHGFSGFAAMLTESQAETIAKFPEVVTVKPNTYHETHTTRSWDFLGLDHNQARQQPGLLRKAKYGEDVIVGVIDTGIWPESRSFDDNGYGPVPARWKGKCQTGQDFNATSCNKKIIGARWYERGISDEVLNRNYKSPRDIEGHGTHVASTIAGREVQGVSYGGLGMGVGRGGGPRAAGPNKVCWLGGSCPEAAVLAAIDDAMHDGVDVLSLSIAGAGHEFPGTLHAVQRGISIVFAGGNDGPVPQTVANALPWVTTVAASTIDRSFPTLISLGNKEKLVGQSLHNNASVIIGNFKDLVYARSCDTESSLALSNVTGKIVLCYQPVAARSMPPRQALPIAINLTTMAGAKGLIFAQYTTNLLDFLPLCRGVMPCVVVDFEIAQRIASYWSWDKGNAVVKVSPAMTVVGKGVLSPRVASFSSRGPSMLFPSILKPDIAAPGVSILAADRDSYVFKSGTSMACPHVSAVTALLKSVHPGWSPAMIKSAIVTTASVTDRFGMPIQAEAVPRKLADPFDFGGGHIDPDRAVDPGLVYDVDAREYNKFLNCTLGYLDGCESYYLNLNLPSIVVPDLKDHVMLRRTVTNVGPAEATYHLVVEAPAGIDVSVEPSMITFTKGSSRSATFMVTFTTRQRVQGGYTFGSLTWSDGITHSVRIPVAVRTVIQDFVADTA; this is translated from the exons ATGGATTCCAGAACAGCATTCTGCGGCGCTCTCCTACTGCTGGTAATACTGCTGCCTGTTTCAGCTAACGCGTCGAGTAAA CTCTACATCGTGTATATGGGGGAGAAGAAGCATGATGACCCATCCATGGTCACCGCGTCTCACCGTGACATGCTAACCTCTGTTTTTGGGAG CAAGGATGAAGCCTTGAGGTCGATAGTTTACAGTTACAAGCATGGATTTTCTGGTTTTGCGGCGATGCTCACCGAGTCTCAGGCTGAGACAATCGCAA AATTCCCAGAAGTTGTCACTGTGAAGCCTAACACTTATCACGAAACGCACACAACTCGGAGCTGGGACTTTCTTGGCCTTGACCATAACCAAGCAAGACAACAACCCGGCCTACTCAGAAAAGCAAAGTATGGTGAAGATGTCATCGTGGGTGTGATCGATACAG GCATATGGCCTGAATCACGAAGCTTTGATGACAATGGGTATGGCCCTGTGCCGGCACGGTGGAAAGGGAAATGCCAGACTGGTCAGGATTTCAACGCCACAAGTTGCAACAAAAAGATCATCGGTGCGCGGTGGTATGAGCGTGGAATCAGTGACGAGGTGCTAAACAGAAACTATAAGTCGCCTAGGGACATTGAAGGACATGGCACACACGTCGCGTCGACCATCGCTGGCAGGGAAGTGCAGGGCGTGAGCTACGGAGGCCTAGGCATGGGCGTGGGACGCGGCGGGGGGCCCCGGGCGGCGGGCCCGAACAAGGTGTGTTGGTTGGGTGGGAGTTGCCCTGAAGCAGCGGTCCTCGCGGCTATCGATGATGCTATGCATGACGGTGTGGACGTCTTGTCGCTCTCGATTGCTGGGGCTGGTCACGAGTTTCCTGGGACGCTGCATGCTGTGCAAAGAGGGATCTCTATCGTGTTCGCCGGAGGGAATGATGGCCCTGTGCCACAAACGGTGGCTAATGCCCTACCGTGGGTTACAACGGTGGCCGCTAGCACGATTGACCGGTCTTTCCCGACCTTGATATCGCTCGGAAACAAAGAAAAGCTTGTG GGGCAATCTCTTCACAACAATGCATCTGTGATCATCGGCAACTTTAAAGACCTTGTTTATGCCCGGAG CTGTGACACGGAGTCGTCACTGGCATTGAGCAACGTCACCGGTAAAATCGTCCTATGCTATCAACCCGTGGCAGCGAGAAGCATGCCGCCTCGACAAGCACTTCCCATAGCCATCAATCTCACCACCATGGCTGGCGCCAAGGGCCTCATATTTGCACAGTACACTACTAACCTCCTCGACTTCCTGCCTTTGTGTAGGGGCGTTATGCCCTGTGTAGTGGTGGATTTTGAGATCGCACAACGAATTGCCTCCTATTGGAGTTGGGACAAAGG GAATGCGGTGGTGAAGGTGTCACCTGCCATGACCGTTGTCGGAAAAGGGGTGTTGTCGCCGAGGGTCGCCTCATTCTCGTCGAGAGGTCCAAGCATGTTGTTCCCTAGCATACTCAAG CCCGACATTGCTGCCCCTGGCGTCAGCATCTTGGCAGCGGACCGCGACTCCTACGTGTTCAAATCCGGGACATCCATGGCGTGCCCGCATGTCTCCGCTGTGACCGCACTGCTCAAGTCGGTTCACCCTGGCTGGTCACCTGCCATGATCAAGTCTGCCATCGTCACCACAG CATCTGTGACTGATCGTTTTGGCATGCCAATCCAAGCAGAAGCGGTCCCAAGGAAACTAGCTGACCCCTTCGACTTTGGTGGTGGACACATAGACCCAGATAGAGCTGTTGACCCTGGCTTGGTTTATGACGTGGATGCAAGAGAGTACAACAAGTTTTTGAACTGCACTCTTGGATATTTAGATGGTTGTGAATCCTACTACCTCAATCTCAACCTCCCGTCAATTGTCGTGCCGGACCTCAAGGACCATGTCATGCTTCGGCGCACTGTGACTAACGTTGGGCCAGCGGAAGCAACATATCATTTAGTGGTTGAAGCTCCAGCTGGTATAGATGTGTCGGTAGAACCATCTATGATTACTTTCACCAAAGGAAGCAGTAGAAGCGCAACATTTATGGTGACATTCACCACAAGGCAGAGAGTGCAAGGAGGATACACTTTCGGGAGCTTGACATGGTCAGACGGAATTACCCACTCAGTTCGAATTCCGGTTGCTGTAAGGACTGTGATACAAGACTTTGTTGCGGATACCGCCTAA